The stretch of DNA CGGCACGGAGACGGATCCGCAGGGCGTGCCGGTGTACGCCTGGAAGGGCGAGACGCTCGAGGAGTACTGGTGGTGCACCGAGCAGGCGCTGATCTGGCCGGACGGCAGTGGCCCCAACCTGCTGCTCGATGACGGCGGCGACGCCACGCTGCTCGTGCACAAGGGCGTGGAGTACGAGGCGGCCGGCGCCGTCCCGGGCTTCGACCCCGAGAACGACTCCGAGGAGTGGGGGGTGATCCTGGAGGTGCTGCGCCGCAACCTGTCGGAAGACCCCACGCTGTGGACGCGCGTGGCCGCCGACCTGCGCGGCGTGAGCGAGGAGACCACCACCGGCGTGCACCGGCTGTACGAGAT from Longimicrobium sp. encodes:
- a CDS encoding adenosylhomocysteinase, yielding MGREPFKVADISLADFGRKEIRLAEHEMPGLMALRAEYRGKNPLAGAKIMGSLHMTVQTAVLIETLVELGADVRWVSCNIFSTQDHAAAAVVVGKNGTETDPQGVPVYAWKGETLEEYWWCTEQALIWPDGSGPNLLLDDGGDATLLVHKGVEYEAAGAVPGFDPENDSEEWGVILEVLRRNLSEDPTLWTRVAADLRGVSEETTTGVHRLYE